From the bacterium genome, one window contains:
- a CDS encoding radical SAM protein → MKKRIVFGPVPSRRLGQSLGINNIPPKICSYSCVYCQIGKTTDLSMGRSPFYTIERIVEEVDRVIKQLRKKKEKIDYISFVSDGEPTLDIHLGKEIEALKKFKIPIAVLTNSTLLWREDVRDDLKKADLVSLKIDTVDKYIWKQINKPVEGILLENILEGVKNFSQKFTGILITETVLVKDINDMPEEIRKTAEFISAIKPKKAYIGIPTRPPAEVWVKQPEEKKVLYAYEIFTEYGLNAELITETGPGSFGFTGDIESDIVSTISVHPMSEQQIRELLKKASSDWTVVEKLLSENKIREIEYQGEKYYIKSFK, encoded by the coding sequence ATGAAAAAAAGAATTGTATTTGGACCTGTACCTTCAAGACGGTTGGGACAGAGTTTAGGTATAAATAATATACCACCCAAGATATGTAGTTATTCCTGTGTATACTGCCAGATAGGAAAGACAACAGACCTTTCTATGGGAAGGAGCCCTTTTTATACCATAGAAAGAATAGTAGAAGAGGTAGATAGGGTAATAAAACAATTAAGGAAAAAGAAAGAAAAAATTGACTACATCTCCTTTGTTTCTGATGGAGAACCAACTCTGGATATCCATTTAGGAAAAGAAATAGAAGCACTAAAAAAGTTTAAAATTCCTATAGCAGTCCTTACAAATTCTACCCTGCTCTGGAGAGAGGATGTAAGGGATGATTTAAAAAAGGCAGACCTCGTATCATTAAAGATAGATACTGTGGATAAGTATATATGGAAGCAGATTAATAAACCTGTAGAAGGGATCTTATTAGAAAATATACTTGAAGGAGTAAAAAATTTTTCTCAAAAATTTACTGGTATACTTATTACAGAAACGGTTTTAGTAAAGGATATAAATGACATGCCAGAAGAGATAAGAAAGACCGCTGAGTTTATCTCTGCTATAAAACCGAAAAAGGCATATATAGGAATACCTACAAGACCACCTGCAGAAGTATGGGTAAAACAACCTGAAGAAAAGAAGGTACTATATGCTTATGAGATATTTACGGAATATGGACTTAATGCAGAACTTATTACTGAAACTGGTCCAGGAAGTTTTGGTTTCACAGGTGATATTGAAAGCGATATTGTAAGTACTATATCTGTACATCCTATGAGTGAACAGCAGATACGAGAACTTTTGAAGAAGGCATCTTCTGATTGGACTGTTGTTGAGAAACTTCTCTCAGAAAATAAAATCAGAGAGATTGAATATCAAGGTGAGAAATATTATATAAAAAGTTTTAAATAG
- a CDS encoding NAD(P)/FAD-dependent oxidoreductase: MENSDVIVIGAGPAGCMCAIKAGERGKKVLLLDRNSETGKKLLLTGNKRGNITNLEDIDTFITKYHNGQFLRNAFAKFFNTDLIEFFESNGLPLKVERGNRVYPESDKAEDIVSLLNNLLKKTSVDVYFRREVSRIVKKETSFEVITANGKKYYGDRVVIASGGRSFPSTGSDGSGYKLAERFGHTIIKPVPALCGIEVEERHLTRRCAGIALKNVMVSAFRNRNNIGEEFGEVLFTHYGFSGPAILNLSGDISENLDKGAICLSINIKPALSYQQLENRIFREIKENANKHLKNMMKNLLPSGMIDIFLEYAELDGEKRMNQITTEERKIIIKGLTEFSFKVKSTRPFEDSMVTRGGVSIKEINPKTMESKIVPGLFFAGEVIDVDGKTGGYNLQAAFTTGYIAGISI; encoded by the coding sequence ATGGAAAACTCTGATGTTATTGTAATAGGAGCAGGACCTGCGGGATGTATGTGTGCAATAAAAGCAGGAGAAAGAGGGAAAAAAGTTCTTCTCCTTGATAGAAATAGTGAAACAGGAAAGAAACTCCTTCTTACAGGTAATAAAAGAGGAAATATTACAAACCTTGAGGATATAGATACTTTTATTACAAAATACCATAACGGACAGTTTCTCAGAAATGCCTTTGCAAAGTTTTTCAATACAGACCTGATTGAGTTTTTTGAGAGTAATGGATTGCCATTAAAGGTAGAAAGAGGCAACAGGGTCTATCCTGAAAGTGATAAGGCAGAAGATATTGTCTCCCTCTTAAATAACCTTCTTAAAAAGACATCTGTAGATGTATATTTCAGAAGGGAAGTTTCAAGGATAGTAAAGAAAGAAACCTCTTTTGAGGTGATTACAGCAAATGGCAAGAAGTATTACGGAGACAGAGTAGTTATTGCATCAGGAGGGCGAAGTTTTCCTTCTACTGGTTCAGATGGCTCTGGATACAAACTTGCAGAGAGATTCGGACATACAATAATAAAACCAGTCCCTGCATTATGTGGTATAGAAGTAGAAGAAAGACATCTTACGAGAAGATGTGCAGGAATTGCACTGAAAAATGTAATGGTTTCTGCCTTTCGCAATAGAAATAATATAGGGGAAGAATTCGGAGAGGTTCTCTTTACTCATTATGGTTTCAGTGGCCCTGCAATCCTTAATTTAAGTGGTGATATATCAGAAAATCTTGATAAAGGGGCTATATGCCTTTCTATTAACATTAAACCAGCACTTTCATATCAACAGTTAGAAAACCGTATTTTTAGAGAAATAAAAGAAAATGCGAATAAACACCTGAAGAATATGATGAAAAATCTACTGCCTTCTGGAATGATAGATATCTTTCTTGAGTATGCAGAACTGGATGGGGAAAAAAGAATGAACCAGATAACCACAGAGGAGAGAAAAATAATAATAAAAGGACTTACTGAATTTTCTTTTAAGGTAAAATCAACAAGACCATTTGAGGATAGTATGGTAACCCGTGGTGGTGTAAGTATAAAAGAGATAAACCCAAAGACAATGGAATCAAAAATTGTTCCAGGGCTGTTTTTTGCAGGAGAGGTCATAGATGTGGATGGGAAGACAGGTGGGTATAATCTTCAAGCAGCATTCACCACTGGCTATATTGCAGGGATTTCTATTTAA
- a CDS encoding Gfo/Idh/MocA family oxidoreductase — protein MAKKIVKVAILGQGRSGRDIHGRYLSTAKDKYQIVAVCDPLKDRRDRAVKEYGCDVYDDYKKMLKRKDIDLFVNALPSHLHVSVTKDILKAGFNVLCDKPLARKVKEVDMLINTAKKSKKVLAIFQQSRYAPYFIKIKEIIKSGVLGKIIQISIVWNGFSRRWDWQTLQKYYGGSLLNTGPHPLDQALNLLNTDRMPEVFCMMNRVNTYGDAEDYVKLIMTAPERPLIDIEISSCAPYQPFNYQIQASRGGLIGTMTHLEWKYYKPSEAPKRKLQTAPITNPNGTPAYCTETLKFYEEKWDLPEEQKDFFMFMTTSFYEMLYRTLAYGKPLEITPEQVRQQIAVIEECQRQNRHIYGKL, from the coding sequence GTGGCAAAAAAGATAGTTAAAGTGGCAATTTTAGGACAGGGGAGAAGCGGCAGGGATATACATGGTAGATATTTAAGTACAGCAAAAGATAAATATCAGATAGTGGCTGTATGTGACCCCTTGAAAGATAGGAGAGACCGTGCTGTAAAGGAGTATGGATGTGATGTGTATGATGACTATAAAAAAATGCTCAAAAGAAAGGATATAGACCTGTTTGTAAATGCACTTCCAAGTCATCTCCATGTAAGTGTAACAAAGGATATATTGAAGGCAGGGTTTAATGTGCTGTGCGATAAACCGCTCGCAAGGAAGGTAAAGGAAGTGGATATGCTGATAAATACAGCAAAGAAAAGTAAAAAGGTTCTGGCTATATTCCAGCAGTCAAGGTATGCACCATATTTCATCAAGATTAAAGAGATAATAAAATCCGGTGTTCTGGGTAAAATAATTCAGATAAGTATTGTATGGAATGGATTCTCAAGAAGATGGGACTGGCAGACACTTCAGAAGTATTATGGTGGTAGTTTACTTAATACAGGACCTCATCCACTTGACCAGGCATTGAACCTTCTTAACACTGACAGGATGCCAGAGGTATTCTGTATGATGAATAGAGTTAATACTTATGGAGATGCAGAGGACTATGTAAAACTGATTATGACTGCTCCTGAAAGACCGCTTATAGATATAGAGATATCTTCCTGTGCACCATATCAACCATTTAACTACCAGATACAGGCAAGCAGAGGTGGGCTGATAGGAACTATGACACATCTTGAGTGGAAATATTATAAGCCATCGGAGGCACCTAAGCGAAAACTACAGACAGCCCCTATAACAAATCCTAATGGAACCCCAGCATACTGTACTGAAACACTGAAATTCTATGAAGAAAAATGGGACTTACCTGAAGAGCAAAAGGACTTTTTTATGTTTATGACAACCTCTTTCTATGAAATGCTTTACAGAACACTGGCCTATGGAAAACCACTGGAGATAACACCTGAGCAGGTCCGCCAGCAGATTGCAGTCATTGAGGAGTGTCAGAGACAGAACAGACATATATATGGAAAACTCTGA